In Nocardioides sp. zg-1228, a single window of DNA contains:
- the purD gene encoding phosphoribosylamine--glycine ligase: MKTLVIGTGGREHALALSLAADPAVTEVHAAPGNPGIGEVAVLHPADPMDGTAVADLAVSVDADLVVVGPEAPLVAGVADAVREAGIAVFGPSRAAARLEGSKSFSKEVMAAAGVPTAGSRTCTTPEEVAAALDAFGAPHVVKDDALAAGKGVVVTLDRDEALAHAAGCERVVVEEFLDGPEFSLFVVCDGSVGRPLLPAQDFKRIFDGGRGPNTGGMGSYAPLPWLPDGVADSVMADVVAPTLAEMRRRGAPFVGCLYVGLALTATGPKVIEFNCRFGDPDVQPVLALLTSPLGGLLRAAAVGDLASVPPPTFADGACVSVVMASAGYPEGSSAGDVIVGTETLAAEDDVDVIHAGTARTDAGLVTAGGRVLAVRATGSDVAAARARAYEGIASIGFPGAQWRRDIAAEPLGVVEGAVTRA, encoded by the coding sequence GTGAAGACCCTCGTCATCGGGACCGGCGGGCGCGAGCACGCCCTCGCGCTCTCCCTCGCCGCCGACCCGGCCGTGACCGAGGTGCACGCCGCGCCGGGCAATCCTGGCATCGGCGAGGTCGCCGTCCTGCACCCGGCCGACCCGATGGACGGCACCGCCGTCGCCGACCTCGCCGTCTCCGTGGACGCCGACCTCGTCGTCGTGGGCCCCGAGGCGCCGCTGGTCGCCGGGGTCGCCGACGCCGTGCGGGAGGCAGGGATCGCGGTCTTCGGACCCTCCCGCGCCGCCGCCCGGCTCGAGGGGTCGAAGTCCTTCTCCAAGGAGGTGATGGCCGCGGCCGGCGTGCCGACCGCCGGCTCGCGCACCTGCACGACCCCCGAGGAGGTCGCCGCGGCCCTCGACGCGTTCGGCGCTCCCCACGTCGTCAAGGACGACGCGCTGGCCGCCGGCAAGGGGGTGGTCGTCACCCTCGACCGCGACGAGGCGCTCGCGCACGCCGCGGGGTGCGAGCGCGTGGTGGTCGAGGAGTTCCTCGACGGCCCGGAGTTCTCCCTCTTCGTGGTCTGCGACGGCAGCGTCGGCCGGCCCCTGCTGCCCGCGCAGGACTTCAAGCGCATCTTCGACGGAGGACGCGGACCCAACACCGGCGGCATGGGCTCGTACGCACCGCTGCCCTGGCTGCCCGACGGCGTCGCCGACTCCGTGATGGCCGACGTCGTCGCGCCGACGCTGGCGGAGATGCGGCGTCGCGGCGCGCCGTTCGTCGGATGCCTCTACGTCGGCCTCGCCCTGACCGCCACCGGGCCGAAGGTCATCGAGTTCAACTGCCGCTTCGGCGACCCCGACGTGCAGCCGGTGCTCGCGCTGCTGACCTCGCCGCTCGGCGGCCTGCTCCGTGCCGCCGCGGTGGGCGACCTCGCGTCCGTGCCCCCGCCGACCTTCGCCGACGGCGCCTGCGTCTCGGTCGTGATGGCGAGCGCCGGCTACCCCGAGGGGTCCAGCGCCGGCGACGTCATCGTCGGCACCGAGACGCTCGCCGCCGAGGACGACGTCGACGTCATCCACGCCGGCACCGCCCGCACCGACGCCGGCCTGGTGACCGCAGGTGGGCGGGTGCTCGCCGTCCGGGCGACCGGCTCGGACGTCGCCGCCGCGCGCGCCCGGGCGTACGAGGGCATCGCCTCGATCGGCTTCCCGGGCGCCCAGTGGCGACGCGACATCGCCGCCGAGCCGCTCGGCGTGGTCGAGGGCGCCGTCACCCGGGCCTGA
- the purB gene encoding adenylosuccinate lyase, whose amino-acid sequence MGGWLPVSVPNVLATRYAGADLAEIWSPEHKIVLERQLWVAVLKAQRDLGVAVPDGVVEDYEAVVDTVDLDSIAARERVTRHDVKARIEEFSALAGHEHIHKGMTSRDLTENVEQLQVRRSLEVVRDRAVAALVRLGRLAAEHETTVMAGRSHNVAAQATTLGKRFATVADEMLIAVQRIEELLARYPLRGIKGPMGTAQDMLDLLDGDADRLDELERRVAGHLGFDHVLTSVGQVYPRSLDFDVVSALVQLVSGPSNLATTVRLMAGHELVTEGFKEGQVGSSAMPHKMNTRSCERVNGLAVVVRGHLSMVSELAGDQWNEGDVSCSVVRRVALPDAFFATDGLFQTFLTVLDEFGAFPAVIQRELDRYLPFLTTTKVLMAAVRNGVGREAAHEAIKEAAVGTALAMRAGQGDNDVYGLLAADERLGLTREQIDALVADPIEFTGAAVAQTRAVVARIEALAAAHPDAAAYVPGAIL is encoded by the coding sequence ATGGGAGGATGGCTGCCCGTGAGCGTCCCCAACGTCCTGGCCACCCGCTACGCCGGCGCCGATCTCGCCGAGATCTGGTCGCCCGAGCACAAGATCGTCCTCGAGCGGCAGCTGTGGGTCGCGGTGCTCAAGGCCCAGCGCGACCTCGGCGTCGCGGTCCCCGACGGCGTCGTCGAGGACTACGAGGCGGTCGTCGACACGGTCGACCTCGACTCGATCGCCGCCCGCGAGCGGGTCACCCGCCACGACGTCAAGGCGCGGATCGAGGAGTTCTCCGCGCTCGCCGGCCACGAGCACATCCACAAGGGGATGACCTCGCGCGACCTGACCGAGAACGTCGAGCAGCTGCAGGTGCGCCGCTCGCTCGAGGTGGTGCGCGACCGGGCCGTCGCCGCGCTCGTGCGCCTCGGCCGGCTCGCCGCGGAGCACGAGACGACGGTGATGGCCGGCCGCTCCCACAACGTCGCCGCCCAGGCGACCACGCTCGGCAAGCGCTTCGCCACCGTCGCCGACGAGATGCTGATCGCGGTCCAGCGCATCGAGGAGCTCCTCGCCCGCTACCCGCTCCGCGGCATCAAGGGCCCGATGGGCACCGCCCAGGACATGCTCGACCTGCTCGACGGAGACGCCGACCGGCTCGACGAGCTCGAGCGTCGCGTGGCCGGCCACCTCGGCTTCGACCACGTGCTGACCAGCGTCGGCCAGGTCTACCCCCGCTCGCTCGACTTCGACGTCGTCTCGGCGCTCGTGCAGCTGGTCAGCGGGCCGTCCAACCTCGCCACCACCGTGCGGCTGATGGCCGGGCACGAGCTGGTCACCGAGGGCTTCAAGGAGGGCCAGGTCGGCTCGTCGGCGATGCCCCACAAGATGAACACCCGCTCGTGCGAGCGGGTCAACGGCCTCGCGGTCGTCGTCCGCGGGCACCTGTCGATGGTCAGCGAGCTCGCCGGCGACCAGTGGAACGAGGGCGACGTCTCCTGCTCGGTGGTGCGCCGCGTCGCGCTCCCCGACGCGTTCTTCGCCACCGACGGCCTCTTCCAGACGTTCCTCACCGTGCTCGACGAGTTCGGCGCGTTCCCCGCGGTGATCCAGCGCGAGCTCGACCGCTACCTGCCGTTCCTCACCACCACCAAGGTGCTGATGGCCGCGGTGCGCAACGGCGTGGGCCGCGAGGCGGCGCACGAGGCGATCAAGGAGGCCGCCGTCGGCACGGCACTCGCGATGCGCGCCGGGCAGGGCGACAACGACGTCTACGGCTTGCTCGCCGCCGACGAGCGGCTCGGCCTGACCCGCGAGCAGATCGACGCGCTCGTCGCCGACCCGATCGAGTTCACCGGTGCCGCCGTGGCCCAGACCCGTGCGGTCGTCGCCCGGATCGAGGCGCTCGCGGCCGCCCACCCGGACGCGGCGGCCTACGTGCCAGGCGCGATCCTCTGA